The Aricia agestis chromosome 8, ilAriAges1.1, whole genome shotgun sequence genomic sequence CATCTGTCATTGTCAAGTTCAGTGACAAATGACAGTGGTAATGCACTTTTAAAAGTCAATGGTAATGCAGcggtaccaaaaaaaaaaaaaaaaaaaaagatggctGACAGATTGGTCGACTATTTTGTGGACGCTATCAATCTATTTTATTTGAGtgcattacattttttataacataattaaatttttgaggCTTCTGCTTGAAGTAGCTCAAGAAATTCGATAACTAAGTCATTACTCCACTTTATTATTGACGTTCAAATCTCCAATTGCTCCAAAATCCAAAGTTTGTGCGACAAGTGTGGCAGGCCGcacaaactttgaagtttgtttACTTTGATGTGCGCAGAAAAACCGACTCATGATGGCAAACTACAAATGTGTgttcaaactttgcacaaataggcaaatgtcagtgccacacttgggtatttgcgtatttgaacacatgtctggcgccggccttaaaaaaacaatcacaaaaatataatctgtcaaaaatgtgAAGAAAAAACATCCACAGCCAaagctgtcaaaaaagtgaagaaattaaatagtgcccacatcgtagtgtcatccctttcaaatcaatctaagaaaaaagggatgacactacgatgttgaaactttttaaccgacttccaaaaaggaggaggttataatatattataacctcctcctttttggaagtcggttatataatatattataacctcctcctttttggaagtcggttaaaaagtttcaacatcgtagtgtcatcccttttttcttagattgatttgaaagggataacactacgatgtgggcactttttaatttcttcacttttttgacagcttACATTTTTGTGTGTGGCAAAGTACACCCCCGGTGTCAGTCAAAGTGTCAGTGCCAAAAGCCAATAATCATGAACCAGCTGTTTGcattacgtagtatatgacattctctttggctGTTTGTGTCATTCTGTCATCATGTGTGATTTGCCGTTACtttgaaattgaaatattattttttgaaaagcAAAAATGAAAACCTCCAcagtttattgttgtttttaattattaatattacaaaatatactgaaTGAAAACATTTTGGATGCCGTGAAAATGGGAATAAAAGGTTTATGGAACGTTCTGACACCGTTTAGTGAAAAGAAGTCTTTGCATGAGGTAAGtacttctttaatttttgtaagctttcgtaattaattagtttctaaatgtgaaaacgtgtaaatggtgtctagattttatacagccttctataaattaaaaaacactgtatgttttccaaataaataaaaaaaaaaaaaaaaaaaatatatttgttactagcggcccgccccggcttcgcacgggtggacattgatttttaaatattttttttaaatctttatttcttagtcaatctttatgttaagcagaacataaaaatggtttacactatttagcctgtaactactaagtatattataattattacttatacacatttttattgtatttttttatatacctattttaagtgttatgtttgattattttatccttacctacagaagatactattatttatactattttgcaaTTAAATCTGGTAAATACTAACTAAGCTATAGCTGGTAAGTAATTTGGCCTCGTTTGTACTggcgcaacgttactattgcatatttttaaccgacttccaaaaaggaggaggttatatgttcggctgtggatatttttttttagattaaaaagtaggataataattgtaatagtcaGACATAtgatatcgcggacttttacgtttatattaatgtcctctataactTATAAAACTCTAGTACATAACTttgagtctataatttataaagcttacaatataatatggaatattttggtagtttttttacacaattaacattaatgttaatacggttcccttttttctctcattaaataattataggctatgttcagcagaaatagtgtagatttaaaaatatgcattaattatacctacatcggcatcgtgggtatcgcagacacatagttatagaaattaattataatagcaatcaaaaataatagtcattcaaaaggtaatgaattaatgaagcactataatatcatcccatcaatgaagcggcacccggctgtcgcataactattatattataaatctattgtatctgcgattaccatgatcgaggtaataataattaatatttacgtggactctccgggcgagcaacgtgcagcagaaatcgtaatattttaatttcgccataacattaaaaccaaacgtccaattttaatcattcaaagaccaaatattatctacattaactgtacttagtaataaaataatttattttgataagtatTAATGCCacaagtaaaataaaggcatttaaatgtagtccaaaacagttcaagattttttaataaaaaaatggttattgtgcctcactcaacatagataggtatagtgtatATAgtgacttttttgtagatatttaaaagatctacaattacttagaacattttatggttctatcttttatagtttaggcagcgtacgcgaaaaaagtaacatttctggttgattttttacaccttgcgtccgaaaatcccaaatatcttacggaaccctatttttccaaaataaaatttagcctatgttcagcagaattaatgtaggattccaatggtaaaagaatctttcaaatcggtccagtcgtttcggagcctattcaagacaaacaaacaatcaaatctttcctctttatagtAGTAGTGTAGATAAATGAACACGTGGGAATAATtcgtggtggccacaaaggaagatcttccgaccgagcaaggtgttatgctcggtcaggccggagcccgcgtgatacatctcagctgtcgtatacatACCGGCGCGCTCAGAAAaattcgatagcgcgatgcaggaatgttagtcGAACTGTGGTTACCGCcacaaacattttataaataaacttattacttcAAATACATCATCAattaatcaattattaattcaaaacttTTTCTTCAAGATAAAAGGAGAAACTCTTGCGGTTGACCTCTCTGGATGGGTCTGTGACAGTCAAAATGTTACTGACTATCATATTCAGCCTAAACTTTATTTAAGGTAATACCATAAAGCTTTTATAAACAATAGCTTGCTTCTCTTTTAGAAAGATTTATTTAAAGTaaagtatatacatatacatacctTTATTAGCTCatataacccatcaatccccaagtggcacccggctgtcgcataacaattgaaaatctattgtgtctgtgaatCCCACGATCAAGGTGGAAATATTTGTACCATGTATTTGTTTTGGAGACTTGAGAAGctttaaatatatactttttcCATTTTTAGAAATCTCTTCTTCAGAACCATGTACCTATTGCTAGCTGATATAAACCCTATATTTGTGCTGGAGGGGGACGCGCCGGAACTAAAGCGAGATGTGATGACAGCGAGAAATGCATTGCAATTCCGAGGCGCAGCACCAAAATCTGGTAACAGTAAAAACAAAGAGGGAAATGTCACAAGAAAGAGATTTAAAGGTGTACTTAAagaagtaagtacttacaaatttgtttttagtaatttatttaaattatagtattagttttattcatatattttttgaacTACATCATTGTATAACTTTTATAATGGTTTTATGTTATTTTCCAGTGTGAAAATCTTTTGAAAACAATGGGTGTGAGATGTGTAAAAGGAGATGGGGAAGCTGAAGCAACTTGCGCCAGGTTAAATGCCAAAGGTGTTTGTATCCATTCCTTTTTCATGATATGACATGATAGCACAATattagtctaagaaaattagtttcaaaatcgtcgatcagaccgaataattcatgtagtttcgaaagttggtacagtttttcctaaaggtgtccagatgaaaaTACTtaaagtccccgagggtgggacacgagccggcggtgggggagggggaGAAAAGTCtatttttcaaggtttttgcttgtgagtcgaaaatctatacttctattctaatattataaagcagatgagtttgttagtttgtttgttttgtttgtttgtttgtttgaacgcgctaatatcaggaactactggtccgatttgaaaaattcttcagtgttagatagcccatttatcggaaaaggctataggctatattttatcacgctaatacaaataggaacgaagaaatagaggaaagtgtggaaaaaacggggggaaattatttgaaagggcttatttgaacgcgctaatctcaggaactactggtccgatttcaaaaattctttcagtgttagatagtctatttatcaaggaaggctataggctatattttatcgcgctaagactaataggaacgaagaaatagaggaaagtgtggaaaaagcggtagaaattatttgaaatggcttatttgaacgcgctaatctcaggaactcctggtccgatttgaaaaattctttcagtgttagatagcctatttatcgagaaaggctataggctatattttatcacgctaataggagcgaagaaatagaggaaaatgtggaaaaaaacgggggaaattatttgaaagggcttatctcacgaattactgcagcaatttttctgttatttggcacagataagaagtagaccacgtgaaagatcataggaaatttttgtggactaatttgtctgtgaaatatctaatttacgcgggtgaagctgcgcggaacgttatatttctagtggtcacgacatcacgagtaaacggctggacccattttgctgaaatttggtataaagatactttgagtcccgaaaaagaacttaggatacattttgtcccggaaaaatgtaaggttactgcactatatacttttatgatttgcgcgtaaagtattcaatctattttgatggaatttggtatggagatactttgagtctcgggaaaggacaaggaataataattttgtcccggaaaatgtacggttcccgcacaataatcttttatgattatcgcctaaattattcaatctattttgatcaaatttggtatggcaatacttttagtctcgggaaaggacaagggatactttttcggttggttcggtagttttggcgtgaaagcgagacagacagatggacagacagacagagatactttcgcatttataatattagtatagattatcagcctacagtgtcccactgttgggcaaaggcctcccctctttcttTCCAAAGTTCGCGATTCTGTGATGCTgctggccactctttatcaaacgcatctagttcgtcgcgccacaTTTTCTTGGGTCGGCCTCTGTTACGCCGACCAGTCGGAAGCCACTACGAAACTAAACGCGCCCACCTGTCCGGGTGCATACGGGAgacgtgccctgcccagctccactCAAGGCTAGCTGCCTTTCTGCCTACATCAACCAGCTTCGTTCGATCTTAGatcttttaaatttgttttatagTCGGTCGGTTAGCGGGGTCCAGGGCActcattttttgcgatttttaagggtcatatttttttattaattagtgaatttagaaaaaaatcgaaCCTAGCTTTcagatcataatattgtataaaaatcatttgtctgaacgcattgtccagggagtaaattggggaatataTTTgctatggaaaaacagtgtgaGCGTACCCTATTAATACTCTATTTTCCTAAAGTAATGACCGTACGGCGTACAGTAAAAATGTACGTAATTTATAGGAAATTaaatgtagataattaatgtagaagtcactaaagatatattataaataattttcgactcataagcaaaaaccttgaaaaagagacctcCCCCCCGCCTCTCTACCGCCGGCTCGTGTCCCACCCGACgagtagacgactccaatcggacAGAACAGAACAgaccagtgcagcctggacacgtacagcggcgtcgcgggagtctcacgccgcaacagctgctcgggtccttcgggtgcggtgccgcgatggttgcggacgacgggtttcttcttcttcctctccacTCTTATAAACCCGTCATCATCGCACTTTCGGTCCTTTTCGGAAGGAGGACAATCCTTTGCAGGGGCCTCCTTTTTCCCCTTTGTTTTTTAAACGCGGGGGTGGAGGCGGGGGGCAAGCGGCGACACTTTACTTTATTGCAcagaaaaatacaaaataaagcaGTTTTGGTATTAGATTTGAGGAAAACagtccatattattatgatttctcTAGGTAGTAGACGCGGTAATATCTCAAGACTCGGACTGTTTCGCGTACGGCGCCCGGCGCGTGTACCGCAACTTCAGCGTGTCGAACTCGGCGGGCGGCGGAGCGCTCAATGGCTCCGTGGATGTCTACGACGCTGATgtcatgtttaaaaataatggtaAGTACACGGGTTTGCCTTTAGTGGAGCTTGTTAGATgaagatattaaatattatatagatacttTTAGTATTGTTGAACAATGTTATCAGACAAGGACAGAACATTGTATAGCTAAATTGTGCAGCAAAATTAGATCAAACCGatcatttttatttagattttacaTTTTAGATCCTTTCTTGATACAAATCATAATACTTGTTATGCAGCTTTTTTTACCTGTaatgtttgtaaaataaaatgttatttatatgCCAGGTTTCGGACGCAAGAAGATGGTCGCGCTGGCGCTACTCTGTGGCTGTGACTACGGAGTTGGCGCGTGTGGCTCATCAATAAATACAGTTGTATCTTTTCTACATACTGTCCCAGAGGAAGAGGTCGTTTTTAGGTACCactatatatttttctttaagtTTTTTGTCAGTAtcttaaaattacttaattagcCACAACTTAACAAATAAGGGCAATCCAAtttaatataatgataataCCTTAGGCTATTGTCATGGGTGAGCGAGCCGCAAAAGTACGAGAAATTAGCCCGCTGGGTGGCGACGCCGGGCGTGTGCGACCGCTGCGGGCATGCGGGCCGCACGCACAACAGACACGGCTGCCCCGTCTGCGCCACCAGCCGCGCCTGCACCGACACCGGACACAAGTGAGTACAGCACTAGTACTATGTGGGAGCGAGCCCAGCAGTACGAGAAATTAGCCCGCTGGGTGGCGACGTCGGGCGTGTGCGACCGCTGCGGGCATGCGGGCCGCACGCACAACAGACACGGCTGCCCCGTCTGCGTCACCAGCCGCGCCTGCACCGACACCGGACACAAGTGAGTACAGCACTAGTACTATGTGAGAGCGAGCCCAGCAGTACGAGAAGCTAGCCCGCTGGGTGGCGATGCCGGGCGTGTGCGACCGCTGCGGGCACGCGGGCCGCACGCACAACAGACACGGCTGCCCCGTCTGCGCCACCAGCCGCGCCTGCACCGACACCGGACACAAGTGAGTACAGCACTAGTACTATGTGGGAGCGAGCCCAGCAGTACGAGAAGCTAGCCCGCTGGGTGGCGACGCCGGGCGTGTGCGACCGCTGCGGGCACGCGGGCCGCACGCACAACAGACACGGCTGCCCCGTCTGCGCCACCAGTCGCGCCTGCACCGACACCGGACACAAAAAGATACATTTTATTCTGCTAAACTACAGAGAATTTCATTGATAGGAAAAAGGTAGATCTACTGTAGTTCTTGGCTGGGCTTGACTTAAGTGCAGCCACATTGCTTCATGGTAAAGCGTTGCGTCATCGGAATGTGACAAGTGACAACGCATTGTACAACTTATCTgtgtaagagccagtccacacggcgcgttgcgtcagcgttgggTCGTCGCaacgctgccgtttgacgcatagccggccacacgggccttgcgtcatcgcagcgttattacgaagcatggcagcgctgcgtcgacgcaatgctgacgcaacgcgccgtgtggactggctcctACGGTGACGCTCGACAGCAAAATGCAAGACAGGGACACCGCAACGCCTCAATTACCCTCCCACTTCATCTCATCCGTCATCAAAACGCTGATTCCGGCGACGCAACATAATATCAACATggtataacataaaatatgtatggaaAACGTCGGGGCGTCGCCGCTGCGGCGTCGCAAAACAGAGAAATTAGCCTTGATATTAtgcagtaatttaaaatatagtattattttgGCATTTCGTTTTAACGTGCActgtaagtatttataataattgaaactCGCATCATTAACTCACAGAACAAAGGAACAGtcataaattcaatattatattatgttacactagacgttccgcgcggctccgCCCCCGTAAATCAAGAATTTCACGTAAACCCTACCAGCTGTCCTAGCACGGGGATTGTCGATctagaagaaatagataaaaacaagaaataactatagtttcttggaaaatagttcctgatttaaagtaaataaggtcGTAAATTCATCGGCaacaataatcattttttatgtaagtttttcgAGCAACTTTTACGACCTATTGTTTTGCGAGCTcggatttataaacattttataaaatgttacacaaTTTGTCTAGCACTTTGGCGATGAAGATTCTTTGAGGGTGGAATTATCAATTTTCCCACGCTAAACAATGGGTAATAAAAACAGTTCACAAAATgcacttcaaaataaaataacattgacaatgaatctacgaccttatttacttaaacgtaggatcttttatcaaaaaaactatagttatattttgtctacgAAGATCGGAAACAAATTTCAATCCCCGTGCTAAGCAAGGTGGTCTACTttatatttgtgccaaataacataaaaatttgttcttgagataagcactttcaaataatttttcctgctttcttttacattttcctctgtttctttgctcctattggTTGCAGATGGTCGCAGCGTGATATTGTACAGCCTAAGGCCTTCCTCTATAAATAAACTAtcaaacacaaaaatattttttcaattcgaaccagtagttcctgagattagcgcgttcaaacaaacaaattcttcAGCATACAATATAACATACTGCCTTTGAAGGTATGTAACAAACCTCCAGCACGTAAAattcatattatcatattaCGCCATGAAGAAAATTAAGCGCAACGGTGCCGAAAATAACGGAAAATTGGATAGGAAAAAGTCACTTTTGCATGTGACAAAGTAATTGTATCCCATCCTTTGTAGGGTAAAAGTGTCTGAAGCGAAACGCGAGCTCTCACTGCGCAGCCGAGCCCTGTCGGCCGGAATGCCCTTCCCGGAGCCCCGAGTTATGAAGGAATTCCTCGATACTACGCCCGAAGACGTGGACGTCGGGGCCGTCAAAATGCCGACCCCCAGCTTAATACAATTCGTGGTATTTATTTTGTGAgcattgttaattgttatgaaATTCAATTATAGTTTGACTTGACAAATTGTTGAGGTTCATGTTTTGAAGttaatttgttgttaatttGCATTGTTGTTATcaaataatatcttttattttccTCTATGATTGTTGTTTAAACAGTCACGTTGGGTGTTGCTATGTTGTGATTTTGAAAAAcgcaataattattttgttgaatatGAGTGTAAAAAGTTATAAGTACTCAATTTAAACGGATGAGTGAAtctcattaatttatttattcgaTATTTCCATAGTATCGAGTACGACATTCATTGAAACCAAATCGATTTCCAAATAGCTgtcatacactagtttttgtcaaAACGATATCGATTTAAAgccgatttattttttcaatctcCATTGCCTAGGCCGCTGATTCGcctatcgtcacgaagcttcgtgctatgagataatattataggtatcttaaccaaattttatataaatcggttcagtggtttaagcattagattatatagtataaaagtattaaatatatttccgttgtctggtacctgtaacacaagtcctttaggtacttagcacggggccagactgacgtggtgtgaagcgtccatagatatattattattattattagagttAACGGACATACAGATACATTCACACATTCGAGTTTCTGTTAGTTACGTGGAGATTTTATTAgaatgaatattgaatattgtATTCTTATTTTATAGAAAATCATGTCACACAAGTTGGATTGGCCTGAAAAGTATTGCGTAGAGAAATTCTTGCCGCTGCTTACGAAGTGGCACCTACAAGACCATGTACCTGTCAAGACTATCAAACCTATCGCTATAAAGAAGAAAAGGAATCCAAAAGGTAATCtattgtaacaaaaacaagtttcAGTCCTTATGTTACCAATGGGCAATGTCTCTAGGAGTAATCGGTGGTCAAAAAATGCTTTCTCCAATGCCaatgccttctctttcatacGAAGAAAGAGTCTTGTATAAGTAATCAACCATCAATAAATGACGTTGGTGAATTCATGTTTtgtgcatttttaattttacattgtaATTAATAAAGTGTTTGAgtatacaaattataaattCTAATACATGTAACTTTTATCAGGTGTACCAAGTTTTGAAGTACAGTGGGAGGATATTGACGGACTCTATGACGCTCTTATTCCTGACGACCAATTTGAAGGTAATGTCTATTAAATTTTCCATATTTTAACTACAATACAATTTTGAATTCTTGTAAAAACATATATCGATCGATTAATAGGAAGAAAACGATATATCGGTAATGTGATCCCCTAAGAGATTTTGTGACGAAAAATccgtaacaattatttttttatcgtattaaaacaaaagtttaatcataatattaatagttgCTTCTTAAAAAGCTTTTGTCTTTTGATCCTACGTGATATTGAGTTACTAAAGAAGAAATTATTCTTGTAGAAGGTGAAGACGCGTCTGATGTATGGACAACGATTGAAAGGCAGGACCTTATGCGTAAATATCATCCAGATATAGTCGAAGCTTACGAAGAATCGATTAAGAAGCCGTCAAAAGAGAAGAAAACGAGGGCTAGGAAGAAAAAAGATGATAATGATGCTGAAAAAGTGCCAAAGCAAACTAAGAAGAAAGCTGCTAAGAAAAAGAGTAAAAATGATGTTATTGCTGAGCTCAGTAGATCCTTGGGTAACCTCAGTGTTTCGAAAGTGGCAGATATCAGTGTTAATAAGTCACAAGTCAGTGTTTCTGTAAACAAACTAAAAAGAAAACACAAGATTAGTAAAACCAAACACAAGAATACAATAGAAAGTTATCTGAAACCAGCGAAAAAGAGAAAATCGAATCGAACAAAATCTATGAATTACAGTAAGAACATATTTGTGCATAAACAAAGTACAGAATCGTTTAGTGTAGAGAAACATAATGATAATTTATTTGAAGATATAGGAAAAGAGAATATTACATTCAAACACAATAGTTTTGTATTTGAAGACAATGAGAAggaaaatatttcatttcacaATGATGTAGTATATTTTGATGATAATGATAAAGAAAATATAGCATCCAATAAACTATTTGAGGATATAGGAAAAGAAAATGTTACATTCAAGCACAATAGTTTTGTATTTGAAGATAATGAGAAggaaaatatttcatttcacaATGATGTAGTATATTTAGATGATAATGATAAAGAAAATATAGCATCCAATAAACTATTTGAAGATATAGGAAAAGAAAATGTTACATTCAAACACAATAGTTTTGTATTTGAAGATAATGCGAAggaaaatatttcatttcacaATGATGTAGTATATTTTGATGATAATGATAAAGAAAATATAGCATCCAATAAATTAGGGCTTAGCATCCTAGATGTCAGTCAAGGTGACGTGCCAGAGAGTGACTTATCAGATATCATAGACAAAATTACTTCTAGAGAAACGACAGCTACTAAAACCAAAGTTAACGATGCGTATGTAAAATTGATTTTCAACAAGAAGTTCAATTTACGAAAGTCGATTTTGCGTCGCACCTTCAACCAAAACTGTTCTACTCCGAATCAAAGTCCAGTGAAACGTAAATCTAGTGTACCTTTTGCAAGACAATCGATTAATACGAGTTATTTTTATGACAAACTGACGGACCAGTGCGACGCCTTTGAAATGTCCCTcgagtataaaaataatgtcGACGTCAGTGACGCGACCATAGACTATAGCTTACCTGATGTTAAATTATGATTCCAattctgaaataaaaatttaaattaattgttgTTTCTGTTACGTAAAAAAAATTCATTTGGCTGCTCGACGAGTAAAaggattttcctatttttggATGTAGAGCAAAGTAAGTTTAGACATTTATAAAAAGGTTGCTCAATCGGATTTTAGCTGTAACTGACGAAAAATGAATAAGAAGTAACTGAGTGTAATGGATATGGCCTAGATATTAGGGTTTTCTCTGTGTACATTTATCATCattgactttaaaattaaatccaGCTTTTACTATCTTTGTAACATGGTTCTTTTAAAATTAgacataatatgaattaaatgCATAATAAATCGACTACGAAAATAATGTTAGGTATagctaatatttatttttaatctattGGCATCCCTCTTCAGGGTTCcctgcccaaagggtaaaaacgggaccctattaataagacttcgttgtctgttcgtctgtctgtctccaggctgtaactcaagaacggtaatagctagaggtttgaaattttcacagattatgtatatctgttgccgctataacaacaaatactaaaatcaatatAAACTTAATATTGGGGGCTTCGGTCCATACAAGAAATGtgaatttttggtcttttttgctctatatcaataatggcaacaggtaggcacttgatattctcacaaaggccttaattatatgtctacttcaatatttaagaataatattaaaataaaataaaaaaataagggggggctcccatacaaaaacacaatttttggtctatgtttgctctataacagtacggaaccgttcgtgcgcgagtctgactcgcacttggccgattttattcttaaatcgGA encodes the following:
- the LOC121729374 gene encoding flap endonuclease GEN homolog 1 isoform X4 — protein: MPKVVDAVISQDSDCFAYGARRVYRNFSVSNSAGGGALNGSVDVYDADVMFKNNGFGRKKMVALALLCGCDYGVGACGSSINTVVSFLHTVPEEEVVFRLLSWVSEPQKYEKLARWVATPGVCDRCGHAGRTHNRHGCPVCATSRACTDTGHKVKVSEAKRELSLRSRALSAGMPFPEPRVMKEFLDTTPEDVDVGAVKMPTPSLIQFVKIMSHKLDWPEKYCVEKFLPLLTKWHLQDHVPVKTIKPIAIKKKRNPKGVPSFEVQWEDIDGLYDALIPDDQFEEGEDASDVWTTIERQDLMRKYHPDIVEAYEESIKKPSKEKKTRARKKKDDNDAEKVPKQTKKKAAKKKSKNDVIAELSRSLGNLSVSKVADISVNKSQVSVSVNKLKRKHKISKTKHKNTIESYLKPAKKRKSNRTKSMNYSKNIFVHKQSTESFSVEKHNDNLFEDIGKENITFKHNSFVFEDNEKENISFHNDVVYFDDNDKENIASNKLFEDIGKENVTFKHNSFVFEDNEKENISFHNDVVYLDDNDKENIASNKLFEDIGKENVTFKHNSFVFEDNAKENISFHNDVVYFDDNDKENIASNKLGLSILDVSQGDVPESDLSDIIDKITSRETTATKTKVNDAYVKLIFNKKFNLRKSILRRTFNQNCSTPNQSPVKRKSSVPFARQSINTSYFYDKLTDQCDAFEMSLEYKNNVDVSDATIDYSLPDVKL